One Thiocapsa sp. genomic window carries:
- a CDS encoding IS66 family transposase produces the protein MEGTTRLDPSAERPHPCLGTADGKGPRFAREWVTISKQEHIDLRARANYWEAQHARAKVQVEALTQEVARKEAIIKDLRRRLFGKKSEKHSPLPSEKDRGDGDDAPQRKRGQQPGCAGHGRTPRPTLPVVAEQHAPADGQSACPHCGLPYRRTPALDEESAVIEVQVRAYTRRITRCAYTRDPGCCCENTPAVISAPPPARLIARSPFGVSFWVEMLLGKYRYGQPSNRLLQDLADQGLPVSPGTLAGGLQRLTGLFEPVLEALYCKQMSETLFNNDETRWEVFVELEGKVGTRWYLWLTRSASVVFYCIDPSRSAAVPGAHFAGLQGQQAIIVCDRYSAYKKLARLAENILLAFCWAHVRRDFLEAGRALPALEPWALVYHLNQQRLAHWDPDRPLVQQCAAFEHAQAALQAALADLHAEAERLLAQDDTDATLPKVARARCKRVLTSLLHHWSGLTVFVAHPEVPMDNNRAEETIRTPVIGRKNYYGSGSLWSAQLAATLFSILQTLALWGINPRAWLTCYLNACAEAGGQAPSTLAPFLPWSMDAARRAELCRPAAPPTGIDSS, from the coding sequence ATGGAAGGCACGACACGTCTCGATCCATCTGCGGAGCGACCGCATCCATGCCTCGGCACGGCTGACGGCAAGGGGCCGCGTTTCGCTCGGGAATGGGTCACGATCAGCAAACAGGAGCACATTGACCTGCGTGCGCGGGCCAACTACTGGGAAGCGCAGCATGCCCGCGCGAAAGTCCAGGTCGAGGCGTTGACGCAGGAGGTGGCGCGCAAAGAGGCCATCATCAAAGACCTGAGACGGCGGTTGTTTGGCAAGAAGAGCGAGAAACACAGTCCGCTGCCCTCGGAGAAGGACCGAGGCGACGGCGACGACGCGCCCCAGCGCAAGCGCGGCCAGCAGCCGGGCTGTGCGGGGCATGGCCGGACCCCACGCCCGACGCTGCCCGTGGTCGCCGAACAGCACGCTCCGGCCGATGGGCAGAGCGCGTGTCCGCACTGCGGTTTGCCCTATCGGCGCACGCCGGCGCTGGACGAGGAAAGCGCGGTGATCGAGGTGCAGGTGCGCGCCTATACGCGGCGCATCACCCGGTGTGCCTACACCCGCGATCCCGGTTGTTGCTGCGAGAATACCCCGGCCGTGATCAGTGCACCGCCGCCGGCGCGGCTGATCGCACGCAGCCCCTTCGGCGTGAGCTTTTGGGTCGAGATGCTGCTGGGCAAATACCGCTACGGCCAACCGAGCAACCGCCTGCTCCAAGACCTCGCCGATCAAGGCTTGCCGGTCTCCCCCGGCACGCTCGCCGGTGGCCTGCAGCGTCTCACCGGGTTGTTCGAGCCGGTGCTCGAGGCGCTGTACTGCAAGCAGATGAGCGAGACGCTATTCAACAACGACGAGACCCGCTGGGAGGTCTTCGTCGAGCTGGAGGGTAAGGTCGGGACGCGTTGGTATCTGTGGCTGACGCGCTCGGCCTCGGTGGTGTTCTACTGCATCGATCCGAGCCGCAGCGCGGCGGTGCCCGGCGCGCATTTCGCCGGCTTGCAGGGGCAACAGGCGATCATCGTCTGCGATCGCTACAGCGCCTACAAAAAGCTCGCGCGCTTGGCCGAGAACATTTTGCTGGCGTTCTGCTGGGCGCACGTGCGCCGCGACTTTCTGGAGGCCGGGCGCGCGCTGCCCGCGTTGGAACCTTGGGCGCTGGTCTACCATCTCAACCAACAGCGTCTGGCGCACTGGGATCCCGATCGCCCCTTGGTGCAGCAATGCGCGGCGTTCGAGCACGCGCAGGCGGCCTTGCAGGCGGCGCTGGCGGACCTGCACGCCGAGGCCGAACGGCTGTTGGCGCAGGACGACACCGACGCGACCCTGCCGAAGGTCGCCCGCGCCAGATGCAAGCGGGTGCTCACCAGTCTGCTACACCATTGGTCGGGGCTGACGGTCTTTGTCGCGCATCCCGAGGTGCCGATGGATAATAACCGTGCCGAGGAGACGATCCGCACGCCGGTCATCGGGCGCAAAAACTACTACGGCTCGGGTAGCCTGTGGAGCGCGCAGCTCGCCGCGACGCTGTTCTCCATCCTGCAGACCCTGGCGCTGTGGGGGATCAATCCCCGCGCCTGGCTCACCTGTTATCTCAACGCCTGCGCCGAGGCCGGCGGACAAGCTCCGAGCACGCTGGCGCCTTTCCTGCCCTGGTCGATGGATGCCGCGCGCCGTGCCGAACTGTGCCGACCCGCCGCACCACCGACCGGCATCGACAGCTCATGA
- a CDS encoding DUF4338 domain-containing protein, giving the protein MSHRYCGRDFQPEEIALIRALIAEDPTRRRAALSRLTCQALAWHTVNGGLKDMSARVAMLRMHNDGLITLPPPRNRRPDARVRLSALSDPQPRLERPASALGPLTWSRVQHKAQSRLWNELIERYHYLGHTLLPGAQLRYLVYAAEQPVAALGFGAAAWMCAPRDRDIGWSHAQRERHLHLVVNNARFLILPWVHSKNLASMLLAQAARILPEDWLAVYGYRPLLLETFVETPRFRGTCYKAANWTCLGQTKGRGKLGQAGKQSEPIKDIWIYPLDRRFREVLTR; this is encoded by the coding sequence ATGAGTCATCGCTACTGCGGGCGCGACTTCCAACCCGAGGAGATCGCGCTGATCCGCGCACTCATCGCCGAGGACCCGACCCGCAGACGCGCAGCGCTGTCGCGCTTGACCTGCCAAGCGCTCGCCTGGCACACCGTCAACGGCGGTTTGAAGGACATGTCCGCCCGGGTGGCCATGCTGCGGATGCACAACGACGGGCTCATCACGCTGCCGCCGCCGCGCAACCGCCGGCCCGATGCGCGCGTGCGACTGAGCGCGCTCAGCGATCCGCAACCGCGGCTCGAGCGGCCGGCCTCGGCCCTCGGACCACTGACCTGGTCGCGCGTGCAGCACAAAGCCCAATCACGGCTGTGGAACGAACTCATCGAGCGCTACCATTATCTCGGTCATACCCTCTTGCCGGGGGCGCAGCTGCGCTATCTGGTCTACGCCGCCGAGCAGCCCGTCGCCGCGCTCGGCTTCGGTGCCGCAGCGTGGATGTGCGCTCCGCGCGATCGCGACATCGGCTGGAGTCATGCACAACGTGAGCGCCATCTCCATCTGGTCGTCAACAATGCCCGCTTCTTGATCTTGCCCTGGGTCCACTCCAAAAACCTCGCCTCCATGCTCTTGGCGCAGGCGGCCAGGATCCTGCCCGAGGATTGGCTGGCGGTCTACGGCTACCGCCCGCTGCTGCTGGAGACCTTTGTCGAGACACCGCGCTTCCGCGGCACCTGCTACAAGGCCGCCAACTGGACCTGCTTGGGACAAACCAAAGGCCGCGGAAAACTCGGCCAGGCCGGAAAACAAAGCGAACCCATCAAGGACATATGGATTTACCCGCTGGACCGACGCTTCCGCGAAGTGCTTACCCGTTGA